The following coding sequences are from one Xiphias gladius isolate SHS-SW01 ecotype Sanya breed wild chromosome 14, ASM1685928v1, whole genome shotgun sequence window:
- the eif4a2 gene encoding eukaryotic initiation factor 4A-II: MSSDSADYNSSRDRDHGGPDGMEPDGVIESNWNEITDNFDDMNLKETLLRGIYAYGFEKPSAIQQRAIIPCIKGYDVIAQAQSGTGKTATFAISILQQLDIEQKETQALVLAPTRELAQQIQKVILALGDYMGATCHACIGGTNLRSEIQKLQAEAPHIVVGTPGRVYDMLNRRHLSPKWIKMFVLDEADEMLSRGFKDQIYEIFQKLSTNIQVVLLSATMPADVLEVTKKFMRDPIRILVKKEELTLEGIKQFYINVEREEWKLDTLCDLYETLTITQAVIFLNTRRKVDWLTEKMHARDFTVSALHGDMDQKERDVIMREFRSGSSRVLITTDLLARGIDVQQVSLVINYDLPTNRENYIHRIGRGGRFGRKGVAINFVTEEDKRILRDIETFYNTTVEEMPMNVADLI; encoded by the exons ATGTCTAGCGATTCTGCTGATTACAACAG TTCAAGAGATAGAGACCATGGGGGGCCTGATGGAATGGAGCCTGATGGTGTCATTGAg AGCAATTGGAACGAGATTACGGACAACTTTGATGATATGAACCTGAAGGAGACTCTTCTCAGGGGAATATATGCATATGGTTTTGAAAAACCATCGGCCATTCAACAAAGGGCAATCATTCCTTGCATCAAAG GCTATGATGTCATTGCCCAAGCCCAGTCAGGCACTGGCAAGACGGCCACGTTTGCCATCTCTATCTTGCAGCAGCTGGACATAGAGCAGAAGGAGACTCAGGCTCTGGTGTTGGCTCCCACCAGAGAGCTGGCTCAGCAG ATCCAGAAGGTAATTCTGGCTCTGGGTGACTACATGGGGGCAACCTGCCATGCCTGCATTGGAGGAACCAATCTCCGTAGCGAAATACAGAAGCTCCAGGCTGAGGCCCCTCACATAGTGGTGGGCACACCAGGACGTGTGTACGACATGCTTAACAGGAGACATCTGT CCCCAAAATGGATCAAGATGTTTGTTCTGGATGAAGCTGATGAGATGTTGAGTCGAGGGTTCAAAGACCAGATCTATGAGATCTTCCAGAAACTGAGCACAAACATTCAA GTGGTCCTGCTCTCTGCCACCATGCCAGCAGATGTGTTGGAAGTGACCAAGAAGTTCATGCGAGACCCCATTCGCATCTTGGTGAAGAAAGAAGAGCTTACCCTCGAGGGTATCAAGCAATTCTACATAAATGTGGAGCGAGAG GAGTGGAAGCTGGACACCCTGTGTGATCTGTATGAAACTCTCACCATCACCCAGGCTGTCATTTTCCTCAACACAAGGAGAAAAGTTGACTGGTTGACAGAGAAGATGCATGCTAGAGACTTCACAGTCTCTGCTCTG CATGGGGATATGGACCAGAAGGAGCGTGATGTCATTATGAGGGAGTTTAGGTCTGGCTCAAGCAGAGTGTTGATCACAACTGATCTTCTG gcTCGTGGGATTGATGTCCAGCAGGTTTCCCTGGTCATTAACTATGACCTTCCTACAAACCGAGAGAACTACATTCATAG AATTGGACGTGGTGGCCGTTTTGGCAGAAAAGGAGTTGCTATCAACTTTGTCACTGAGGAGGACAAGAGGATTCTTCGGGACATCGAGACGTTTTACAATACAACTGTGGAGGAGATGCCTATGAATGTGGCTGACCTGATTTGA